The Actinomycetota bacterium genome contains the following window.
GGTATGCCCAGGTCCTGTACAGGCAAAAAAAGCTGCAGCCGGCAGCTGAATATTTTAAGCAGGCGGTAGGTTTAAAGCCTGATCATACCCAGGCTAAAATAAAATTGGGTTACTGTCATTTAGGTTTACAGCAGTACGAGGAAGCAGAAAAAGTATTTGGGAAACTGGTGGCAGACGGGGACCGGGGCATAGAAGTAGTGGAAAAATATGCAGAAAGCTTGTATAAGCAGCAAAAATATGGGCAGCTTTTAAAATTTAGCGAACAAATGAAAAGCCAGGCTACTGATGCACTAGTGGAGATGGAAGCAGAAAGCAGCTTAAGGTCAGGCTTATGGGAAAGGGCGGAAAAAGCTTTCAACCAGCTTCTGGCCAAAGAAAATAAGCAAGAATATTTACTGGGCTTGGGCCAGGTTTACCTAAAACAAAAAAAATATGTTCAGGTGCAGCAGGTATTGGAGCAGGTTATATCCCAAAGCCCCCAGAATCAGCAGGCTTATTATTTTTCAGGGTTAGCTCACAGTGGCCAGGGAGAGCTTAATAAGGCTCTGCGGGCCTTTGAAAAGGTTATCCAGCTTAGCCCTGAGCATGTCTTAGGGTGGTATGTATTAGGAATTACCAGGGGGGATCTCAAACAGTATGACCAGGCCATGGAAGCCTTCAGGAAGGTTTTAACCTTAAAGCCAGATCACAAGGAAGCTTTAAATAACTTGGGGGTATGTGCTTACAAATTACGGGATTATGAGCAGGCAGAACAATATTTTAAAAAAGCGTTAGAGATTGACCAAAATTATGGGGAAGCCTGGTATAATCTGGGCATTTGCCTGGGCAGCCAAAATAAGGTTTCAGAATCGATGCAGGCCATTGCCAGATCCAAACAGGTTACCAGCGGACAGTAGAGGTAGGCCCTATCCTGCAAACCATGCTTACAATTATCCTAAACAGTTTTACCAATATCAATATAATCACCTTGGCTAGTAGAAACTAATTTGCGGTAATGCTACAGATAGGTCTATATTATTGCTGCCATTGCGGTAATTATACAACTATTATAGTTATGTTACAAAATAATTTTATTTATCAGGCAAAAACTGACCTGAAGTGTATGCCGGTAAGGGAAAATCCAATAGCATAAGCCAATTTATTAGGATGTTTAAATAAGCTCCACGCCATTAGGTTCCAGAAGTGCCTTCTTCCTGCATCTTTTACTCCCAGCAGCCATATTGAGGCAAAAAAGGCTTTAATATGGTAGAGTCGAAGCTTTTGCAGGCCTCTTTTAGGAGGCTTGTAATTAATTATAAAGGTCTTTATCCTTTCATAATACTGTTTAGGGGCATATATATTGTCCACTATCTTTTTATAACCATCCAGAAGGGCTTGCTTGCCCATCTTGGGTATAAAGTTTAAGGATATGGCATTGGTATTATTGGCAGCAGTATCACCTAAAAGCCTTTTGGTTTCTTGAAGCCTCTGGTACAGCCTGGTTTTAGGCAGGGCAGTCAACACTCCTACCATGGCGGTTACTATTCCGCTTTTTTGTATAAAATCAATTTGTGACTGGAATATGCTGGGGGTGTCACTGTCAAATCCTACTATAAATCCCCCTTGTACCTCAAAACCTTCTTTCTGAAGCGTTTTTACTGAATCAATAAGATCCCGGTTCTGGTTTTGGTATTTACTGCATTCTTCCAGGCCGGCCGGATCCGGGGTTTCAATGCCTACAAATACGGCAGTAAAACCAGCTTCAGCCATAAGCTTCATCAGTTCCTGGTCATCGGCCAGGTTGATGGAAACCTGGGTGTTGAAGGAGAAGGGGAAATTTTTTTTCTTCTGCCAGTTTATCATGGCTGGCAGATGTTCCTTTTTCAGTTTTCCCTTATTTCCGATAAAGTTATCATCCACAAAAAATATCCCGCCCCTGTATCCCAGATTGTATATGGTTTCCAGCTCGTCTAATACCTGCTGGCTGGTCTTGGTTCGGGGAACCCTGCCGTTTAACTTGACTATGTCGCAGAATTCACAGTTGAAGGGACATCCCCGGGAAAACTGTATGCACAGGGAATTGTATTTGGTTATATCTATCTGGGTCCAGTCAGGTATGGGAGAGGTGGTAATATCTGGAAAAGACTGACATTCATACCTGGGTTTTAATGTACCTTTTTCAACATCATTTACAAATTGGCCCAGGGTCTCTTCAGATTCTCCTATAAACAGGTGATCCACATGAGTGTAATGTTCCCATCCGGTGGTAAACAGGGGTCCTCCTGCTACCACTGGTTTACCCAGCTGCTGAACCATTTGTATTACCTGGTCTGAAGATTTCTTCTGAACTATCATGGCACTTACAAATACATAATCAGCCCATAGTATGTCCTGGTCGGTAAGCTGTTGAAAATTAAGGTCCAGTATCTTCTTTTCCCATTCCGGGGGCAGCATAGCAGATACGGTAAGCAGTCCCAGGGGGGGAAAGGCAGATTTTTTATTTATAATATTTAAAACCTTCTTAAAACTCCAGAAAGTTTCGTCATATTGCGGATAAACCATAAGTATTTTTTTATTCATAATCTAATTATTCCTCCATTTAAAATTCAAATTCAATTCTTACAAATATTACCTTTAAAGTAAAGGCAGCCAATAATAGCTTACCTTAATAGACAGTATTGAGGCTGAAAAGTTTTAAATACTTAATGCTTTTTAAAATAAACAGGCTTAAGGGCAACATTTGCATTGCTGTAATTTCTTATCTGGGCTTATAATAAGTGTATGGCAATTTAGACCTAAGGGGCAATAATGGCAGAACCAAGCCAGAAACTGGTGATTATATGGTCCAGCGCAGACCGTGAAGTAGCCAAGGAAATGGTGTTTATGTATGGCTATAATTCTAAGAAAAACGGGTGGTGGGAGGATATCACCCTTATTGTATGGGGCCCTGCTACCGATTTATTGAGCCAGGACTATGAGCTGCAGGAGTACATATTTAAGATTAAGGAAGCTGGAATTAAGCTGGAAGCCTGCAAAACCTGTGCGGATGACTATGGGGTAGCATCCAGGCTTAATTCGCTGGGTATTGAGGTTAAATACATGGGGGAGCCCTTAACCCAGTATCTTAAGGAAGGCAGAAAGATACTAACTTTTTAGTATTAATACAGGGATAGAAACCATTAAGCCGGGGGAATGCCAGGAGCAATATCCATGTTTTTTGGCAGTTGGTTTTCTTTTTCTGTAGACGGCCCGTAGCTAGCTTTTTTTATTTGCCGCCTATAACGGTTAGGGAATAGGTTATACAGTTTACGAACATAATCTAGGAACAAAGATAACCCCAGCTCCTTTAGTGCATGCACGCTATTCTATTTACTTTTTATCAGGTCAATTGACTATTAGGGCAAGTTACACTGGTTTTTGCTATTAATACTAATCTCGTTTTACTTTTTTTAGCTACTATAATATACTAATTTAGTTTTGGGCAAATGTTAATAACTAAGGAGAAGCAATAATGGAGCAAAAAGAAATAGTTGTAGTGGGGGGAAGTGCTGCCGGGCTTACCGCAGCCATTACTGCCCGGAGGTTTTATCCCCATAAAAGCATACTGATGATAAGGAAGGAGGAAAAAGTCCTTATACCTTGCGGAATACCCTATATCTACGGCACGGTAGGCACCCCGGATAAAAATCTTATACCGGATGCAGCTTTAGAGAAAAATAATATTGAACTGCTGCTGGATGAGGTTAAGGATATAGATAAGGGCCAAAAAACTATACATTTGGCCTCCGGGGACCAGGTAGGTTATGAAAAACTTATTTTAGCTACCGGGTCTGAACCTGTAGTACCCCCTATTGCTGGAGTAGACAAGGAAAATGTGTTTGCTGTCTGGAAGGATGTCTCTTATTTGAATAATTTGCTGGATAAGGTAAACCAAGCCCGTAATATTGTGATTATTGGCGGAGGTTTTATTGGTATGGAATTTGCTGATGAATGCAGAAAAAATAGGGAGGTAAACATAACGGTGGTAGAAATGCTTCCCCATTGCCTGATGCTGGTATTTGAGCAGGAACTGTGCCGGAAGGCAGAAGAGATAGTCAGGTCTAGCGGAGTAAAGGTTTTAACTGGAGAAAAGGTAGAGGCTATTACGGGACAGGATAGGGCTGAAGGTGTAAAGTTAGCCAGCGGCCAGGTAATTGATGCTGATATGGTTTTAATAGGCATAGGGGCTAAAGCTAACGTAGGGCTGGCCCAAAAAGCGGGTATTAAAATAAGTGCTGCTGGAACTATTGAAGTAGACAGGTATATGCAGACCAAGACCAGTGATATATTTGCCGCGGGAGACTGCTGCCAGAAATTGTCTTTCTTTACCCAGAAGCCTTCCAATTTGATGCTGGCTTCAGTGGCTACCTATGAAGCCAGGATAGCAGGGGCAAACCTATATAAAAAGCATAGGGTAAACCAGGGAGTTATCGGAGCATTTTCCACGGTAATAGGGGATACTGCTTTTGCCAGGGCTGGTTTATCAGTTAAGGAAGCGGAAGAAAATGGCTATGAAGTAGTGGTTGGATCTGCCGAGGGGCCTAACCGGCATCCAGGCTGTATGCCCGGGGGCAGCAACCTTCAGGTTAACCTGGTATTTGAAAAAGGAACACGGAAAATAATTGGAGGCCAGGTAAATGGGGCCAAATCAGGGGGAGAGCTGATTAATTTGGTTAGTGCTTGTATCTCTACTGGTATGATTGCCGATGATATCAGTACTTTCCAGATGGGTACACATCCTGCTCTTACTGCTTCCCCGGTAGCTTACCAGATGAGTAATGCTGCTGAAATGGCTGTAAAACAGCTTAATTTATAAGTACCATAATTCTATGGGGCTGCGGCTTTGGCTGCAGCCCTGTTTATTATGAATCCTTAATATAATAAATATTGTGATAATAAGCCGGTAGTGCTATAAACAGAACTAACATAAAAATTAAGGGGGGCAGGATGCTAAAGGAATTAAAGGAATTTATATTGAGGGGAAGCGTGATGGACCTGGCAGTGGGTATAGTAATCGGGGCTGCTTTTACTGCCATTGTCAATTCCCTGGTAAATGATATATTGATGCCTTTTATAGGCTGGCTGCTGGGTGGAAGGGATTTTAGCAACTTGTTTGCAGTGCTGAGACAGGGAAGTAGCCCTGGACCTTATGGTACGCTGGCTGAGGCTGCAGAAGCAGGTGCAATAACTATCAATTATGGTTTGTTTATAAACAGCATCATCATATTCATAATTGTAGCCGTAACCTTGTTTTTTATCATAAAGGGTATAAACAGCTTAAGGCGAAAGGAAGAAAAAGAACCCAGCCAGGAAACCAGCAAGAAATGCCCTTATTGCCAGAGCGTTATAAATATTGAAGCGGTTAGATGTCCTAACTGTACTTCAGACCTGTCATAAAATTTGGAAATGTTACCCTGTTTTGAGATATAATATAGGAAATTTAAGCTTTATTTAGGTTAAAGGAAAAGGATGAATAAAGATAATAATAACTTGGAGCTGCTGCAGGAACATGTATACGAATGGGAAGAAGAAGTAGACTCGCTTAAAGAGGAATTAAATAGTTCAGAGGACGAGCTGAGGAAAAAGTTTAGCAAGCGCATAAAAGAACTGGAAAGTAAGATAAAGAACGCTAGAAAAAAGATTTCAAGCCAGGAAAAAAAAGAAAGCCGCCAGCAATAATAACCTATTTTTCTTGCATATTTCCAAAAAATTGTATTTAAATTAATATAGTAAAATAATAATAACTAATTAGGGAGGGGAAATATGCAGAATCCAGCTTCCAAAATCACCTTTAGGTATCTCCGCGGTTTTAACGGGGCCATGGCTGCCCTGCATTTTATTCAGGCAGTATTGATGCTGGTAATGGGGCTAACTATTACCAATATCAAGGATTTCAAGCTTCCCTTTACTGTATCCTTTCTTACTTATGACACCAATATGGGCAGGCTGGTTTCCGATACCAATAACATAGGTAATATTCCCATAGGGGCTATGGTTTCCATCTTTTTATTTATGTCGGCTATTGCTCATTTTCTGGTGGTGCTTCCCAAGATCAACATTTCCTATAACCGTAACCTGGAGAGGGGAATAAATTATTTCAGATGGTTTGAGTATGCTTTAAGTTCTTCAGTTATGATTGTAATTATTGCTATGCTGTTCGGGGTGTATGATGTGGGAAGCATTATATTAATCATTGGGCTTAATGCCACTATGAACTTGTGCGGCCTAATGATGGAGATACATAATCAAACTACGGCCAAAACCAATTGGACCGGCTTTATAGTGGGCAGCTTTGCTGGAGTTTTCCCCTGGATTATAATCCTGATGTACTTTTTAGGAGGTGGCAATTACAGCCAGATACCATGGTTTGTATATGCCATATTTGGCTCCTATTTTGTATTCTTTAACCTGTTTCCCATTAATATGGTGCTGCAGTACAAGAAGGTAGGAAAGTGGAAGGACTATCTTTACGGGGAACGGGGCTATATCATATTGAGCCTGGTGGCTAAAACCCTACTGGCCTGGCTGGTTTTTGCCGGAACCATGCAGCCGCAATAACCTGCCTGGGGAAGCGGCTGGTTTCTGGTTGCCATTGATTTTGATAAGTATATAATCTTATACCAAGTATTTATTTTAACTGGTACCGGCGACGGATCATGTCTGAAAATATTATTGAAGTAGAAGGTTTATCTAAAAGCTTTGGGAAGATAAAAGCGGTAGACAATATTTCCTTTGAGGTTAAAAAAGGGGAAATATTTGGTTTTTTGGGTCCCAATGGAGCGGGCAAAACTACTACCATAAACATCATCTGTACCCTGCTTAATAAAAGCCAGGGCAAGGTTACTCTTTGCGGCCTGGATGTAGATAAACACCGCAATAAGATAAGGGGCTGCATAGGGCTGGTTTTTCAGGATCCCAGCCTGGATGACCGGTTAACTGCTACCGAAAACCTTTATTTTCATGCCCTGCTCTATAATGTAGCCCGGAAGGAGATCAGGGAAAGGATGGACCAGGTGTTGGAGATGGTTAATTTAAGCAGCCGCAGAAATGATCTGGTAAGGACTTTTTCCGGGGGTATGAGAAGAAGGCTGGAGATAGCACGGGGCTTGATGCATTACCCTAAAGTCCTGTTTTTAGATGAGCCTACTTTGGGTTTGGACCCCCAGACCAGAAACCGGATATGGGACTACATTATTGATTTAAAAAAGAAAACGGATATAACTATTTTCCTAACCACCCATTATATGGATGAGACTGAGATATGTGACCGCATAGCCATTATAGATTATGGGAAAATTATTGCCTTAGATACCCCTGAACATTTAAAAAACAGCATAGGAGGGGATATTATAAGTGTAAGCTCTGCCCATAATGAAAGGCTGGCTGAATTTATAAAAACAGAACTGGGCCAGGATATTGAGTTTGGAGCTGAAGGCCAGATAAAGTTTGAAGTAAAGGAAAGCTCCAGTTTTGTACCTGATTTTATAAAAAGCAGCCCGGTAGAAATCCTATCTATCAGCGCCCGCAAACCTACCTTAAATGATGTTTTTTTGCATTTGACCGGGAGGGAGATAAGGGAAGAGACCTTAAGCAGCAAAGATGAATTTAGGTTAAGGGCCAGAAACAGGATGAGACATCGGTAAAGGGATTTGTTTATGAAAAAAGAGCTGGCAGGAATTTACACTATTTGGCTAAGGGATATTAAAAGATACTACCGGGATAAACCCCGTATTATTGGATCTTTTGCCCAGCCCATACTGTTTTTGGTGGTCCTGGGAAGTGGTTTGGCCAGCTCCTTTGCTTTCTTTGGCAGCAGCCGGGGCGGGGACTACCTTGATTTTATGTTTCCCGGAATAGTCGGAATGACGGTGCTGTTTACTTCTTTTTTTGGGACCATGTCCATAGTATGGGACCGGGAATTTGGGTTTTTGAAGGAAATGCTGGTATCGCCGGTGTCCCGGGTATCTATTGTAATCGGCAAAATCCTAGGCAGCTCCACCATCGCCTTAATACAGGGGGCTATCATATTGTTGTTTTCCCCCTTGCTTAGCCGCAGCCTTACTGTATTGTCGGTAGTCAAGTCCTTTGGCCTTATGTTTCTGGTCGCAGTCGCCATTTCTTCCATGGGCATACTTTTGGCTTCTGTAGTGAAAACCATGCAGGGTTTCCAGGTCATTACCAACTTTTTATTGATGCCCATGTTCTTTTTATCCGGAGCCATATTCCCCCTAATTGAAGCTCCCCAGTGGATGATTTTTTTATCCAGGATAAATCCCTTAACTTATGGCATTGATGCCATAAGGTATGTGATGCTCCAGGATATATCCATGCAGGTATTTCCATTATGGATAAATATTGTAGTGCTTCTTTCCCTTACTGCTGCCGCCAGTGTATCCGGTGCTTTTCTGTTTAACCGCCAGCAGTAGCAAAAGGCAGGGCAAAAAAGACAATTAAGATGGATAAAATAGGAAGAGCTGGAAAAATTTGTCCATTAAAAGCATACAGCAATTATGATATTATTTAGGCTAGAGGGCCAAGGGCCCTTACAGATAAAAATGTAAAAATTAGATGGGGGAGAGATGCGTTATATCAATTTAGGCAAAACAGATATCAAGGTTTC
Protein-coding sequences here:
- a CDS encoding DUF4070 domain-containing protein, with product MNKKILMVYPQYDETFWSFKKVLNIINKKSAFPPLGLLTVSAMLPPEWEKKILDLNFQQLTDQDILWADYVFVSAMIVQKKSSDQVIQMVQQLGKPVVAGGPLFTTGWEHYTHVDHLFIGESEETLGQFVNDVEKGTLKPRYECQSFPDITTSPIPDWTQIDITKYNSLCIQFSRGCPFNCEFCDIVKLNGRVPRTKTSQQVLDELETIYNLGYRGGIFFVDDNFIGNKGKLKKEHLPAMINWQKKKNFPFSFNTQVSINLADDQELMKLMAEAGFTAVFVGIETPDPAGLEECSKYQNQNRDLIDSVKTLQKEGFEVQGGFIVGFDSDTPSIFQSQIDFIQKSGIVTAMVGVLTALPKTRLYQRLQETKRLLGDTAANNTNAISLNFIPKMGKQALLDGYKKIVDNIYAPKQYYERIKTFIINYKPPKRGLQKLRLYHIKAFFASIWLLGVKDAGRRHFWNLMAWSLFKHPNKLAYAIGFSLTGIHFRSVFA
- a CDS encoding DsrE family protein → MAEPSQKLVIIWSSADREVAKEMVFMYGYNSKKNGWWEDITLIVWGPATDLLSQDYELQEYIFKIKEAGIKLEACKTCADDYGVASRLNSLGIEVKYMGEPLTQYLKEGRKILTF
- a CDS encoding FAD-dependent oxidoreductase, which translates into the protein MEQKEIVVVGGSAAGLTAAITARRFYPHKSILMIRKEEKVLIPCGIPYIYGTVGTPDKNLIPDAALEKNNIELLLDEVKDIDKGQKTIHLASGDQVGYEKLILATGSEPVVPPIAGVDKENVFAVWKDVSYLNNLLDKVNQARNIVIIGGGFIGMEFADECRKNREVNITVVEMLPHCLMLVFEQELCRKAEEIVRSSGVKVLTGEKVEAITGQDRAEGVKLASGQVIDADMVLIGIGAKANVGLAQKAGIKISAAGTIEVDRYMQTKTSDIFAAGDCCQKLSFFTQKPSNLMLASVATYEARIAGANLYKKHRVNQGVIGAFSTVIGDTAFARAGLSVKEAEENGYEVVVGSAEGPNRHPGCMPGGSNLQVNLVFEKGTRKIIGGQVNGAKSGGELINLVSACISTGMIADDISTFQMGTHPALTASPVAYQMSNAAEMAVKQLNL
- the mscL gene encoding large conductance mechanosensitive channel protein MscL; the encoded protein is MLKELKEFILRGSVMDLAVGIVIGAAFTAIVNSLVNDILMPFIGWLLGGRDFSNLFAVLRQGSSPGPYGTLAEAAEAGAITINYGLFINSIIIFIIVAVTLFFIIKGINSLRRKEEKEPSQETSKKCPYCQSVINIEAVRCPNCTSDLS
- the heR gene encoding heliorhodopsin HeR, whose product is MQNPASKITFRYLRGFNGAMAALHFIQAVLMLVMGLTITNIKDFKLPFTVSFLTYDTNMGRLVSDTNNIGNIPIGAMVSIFLFMSAIAHFLVVLPKINISYNRNLERGINYFRWFEYALSSSVMIVIIAMLFGVYDVGSIILIIGLNATMNLCGLMMEIHNQTTAKTNWTGFIVGSFAGVFPWIIILMYFLGGGNYSQIPWFVYAIFGSYFVFFNLFPINMVLQYKKVGKWKDYLYGERGYIILSLVAKTLLAWLVFAGTMQPQ
- a CDS encoding ATP-binding cassette domain-containing protein, encoding MSENIIEVEGLSKSFGKIKAVDNISFEVKKGEIFGFLGPNGAGKTTTINIICTLLNKSQGKVTLCGLDVDKHRNKIRGCIGLVFQDPSLDDRLTATENLYFHALLYNVARKEIRERMDQVLEMVNLSSRRNDLVRTFSGGMRRRLEIARGLMHYPKVLFLDEPTLGLDPQTRNRIWDYIIDLKKKTDITIFLTTHYMDETEICDRIAIIDYGKIIALDTPEHLKNSIGGDIISVSSAHNERLAEFIKTELGQDIEFGAEGQIKFEVKESSSFVPDFIKSSPVEILSISARKPTLNDVFLHLTGREIREETLSSKDEFRLRARNRMRHR
- a CDS encoding ABC transporter permease; the encoded protein is MKKELAGIYTIWLRDIKRYYRDKPRIIGSFAQPILFLVVLGSGLASSFAFFGSSRGGDYLDFMFPGIVGMTVLFTSFFGTMSIVWDREFGFLKEMLVSPVSRVSIVIGKILGSSTIALIQGAIILLFSPLLSRSLTVLSVVKSFGLMFLVAVAISSMGILLASVVKTMQGFQVITNFLLMPMFFLSGAIFPLIEAPQWMIFLSRINPLTYGIDAIRYVMLQDISMQVFPLWINIVVLLSLTAAASVSGAFLFNRQQ